In Plectropomus leopardus isolate mb chromosome 21, YSFRI_Pleo_2.0, whole genome shotgun sequence, the DNA window AGTGGAAGTTATCCCAGTAACTGGCAGGAGAAAACACAGCGAGTGTTAACAGCACAAGCGTGTGACTGCAGTGGGAGGCTGGTTTTAAACTGAATGCATCATCTAGTCAAGCGGCAGAGCCAAGAGTGGAAGTCATCCCAGAATctggcagcacagaaaacaCGGCGAGCAAAAAGCTTATGAAGACACAGCCGGCGAAGTTTATATTTCCAGTAAAACAAACCTAAAGCGAGTGCTGGGCCTCGGAGCATATTTCTACTCTGTCTTTAACCACGAGCGCTgggcacaaacacaaaagacgAAATACTCGCTGCCTTTCAACACACTGAGGTCATGtctttggcatgtttttttgggaTTTACGTTATATTGGCTGTAATGCCTAATCTGGCCGGTTCTAGGCATGGGCACCGGGGGGCCAATGTCCAGTGTCCCACGTCCCACCAAATGCTTCACTAACACCAAACATAGACATCTTTAGCCCCCAAAATCTCTCACTTTGAGCAGTTATTGTCACTAaaacagggatactcaacttgcccgtgcatgtttctaggatttcaggacatttatctgattttaggacatttttctcagatttaatgACGTTTATAGGATTATGGGGACGtttggaatttaggacatttctcggattttaggacatttgtagtatttgaggacaatttctaggatttaaggacttttctaggaatttaggatgtttctcggattttaggacgtttcttggatttgaggacgtttctcagattttaggacatttcttgggttttcggacgtttctcggattttaggatgtttctctgattttaaggACTTTCTTTGATTAATATCTCGGGTTTCCAAAGTTTAGATGCGTGGGAGAGGTGTCTGAACCTGCAGTTGTTtgcggtttcaaagggttaaatgctttcAAGATAAATATAAAGTCATTTCTTCAAGTAACTGTAAACTTCTCATCCATCCTTCCTTTTCTTTGACTCCtatctttccctctctccctctcctttcctTTTATTCCCTTTAATCTTCTTTTTTCAATCCCTCTTCCCTTATTTCCCTCTTTCCTCcatccttttttcttcttctccttcattgttcctctcttctctcactTCTTCACCgttatgttttattcatacCAAGGCAGCGTCCTCTCCCCgttttctccttttcctcctccctcGCTCGCCTCCTCTTTGCCCTCATTATTctgtcctttttcatttttatttatttttatacttcaCGTTTAATCCCTCCTCATTCGTAGTCTTTTCTGAGCTCCACCGTGCTCTCCGCCTCTCATCTGTTCatcttttttccttccttcctcctcccaGTTAATGTAAAGATGACACCAGcctgctgccacacacacacacacacacacacacacacacacactcacagcgtATCTAATCCAATCTTCCAATCTGCCCTTATTGATGTTGACCTCCTGAACCGAGTCGTGTCGATGCTACATCTCTGAGCaattaacgtgtgtgtgtgtgtgtgtgtgtgtgtgtgagtgtgtgcacgcATATTAACCCATCCCTCCTGCCACGCCTCAACACTGCTGTGATGGAGCTGTCACAGAATTAAaaaatcgtgtgtgtgtgtgtgtgtgtgtaggggcgGGGGGGCTTATTGCTGCAGCATGCCATCTGGTGCCCACCCGGTTTGGGTGGTGGGGTGAAACGGGGGataaaagtaagtaagtgtgtatgtgtgtgtgtgtgtgtgtgtgtggagggacCCTCCCCTCTGCCTCGCACATATGCACACTCCACCAACTGCACCCTAAAACCTCAGTCTCCCCCTCAGGGTCTGCAGTTAAATCACtcatattattttctgtattaGATCAAGAACTAAGAGAGCGTCACCGACACTCAGCTGATGTCAAGTGTCACAAATTACagagctatttaaaaaaaatgaaaatagcaaaaatatttttaaaaattaggcGTAAAAGTGGAAAATATAACTGAATGagtcaaaaatattcaaaaataggAGTTAGAAGAGAAAATACAGTATTGAGAAAATATAATTGAATATGTCCCAAATAGccccaaattttatttttttattattatttttttaaataggcatttaaagataaaatataaatatgtcactaacagcaaaaatattttagaaattatGAGTCAAAAGAGAACACATGATTTAATAtgtcacaaaaagcaaaaacattttaaatattaggtattaaagagaaaatatgatTGACAATGTCTCATGAGCCAGatacttcaaagtaaaagtacctttAACCGTAGTTTATTTAGCGGCTGTATTAAACTTATtgtcacagtattttttttaatagttttgtggtttttagtagtttttcaGCGCTTGGTGTTGTgaaatttagataaaaaaggCCATATAATATTGGGAGATTACATGTATTTAGAttgattttgtaatattttgtgttttcagaacTCTGTTGCTGCTTCAGTCCACCTCGTCCTCACAGTGAGACCGTCTGCCGCGTTTCTGCGGGTAAAATCGCGATGTGTCGACCCTGTGAGCGTGCTCAGGTGAGTGTTTGTACCTGCAGATCTTGTGCAGGTTATCCCTGTCGTCCAGGTCCTGGGGATAGTGCGCCATGTTCTCCCCCAACTGAAGCAGACAGTCCGAGAAACCTTTAAACACCGAGTCACATTGACCAGCACTGACCAGCACCGTCTGCAACACAGAGActgcaggagggaggaggaggtgaggaggggaggaggaggggagagaaaaaagagaattcTTACATTCAAGAAAATCACAATAACCTTTCTTTTTCGACACCTTCTTGCAGGACAAAGaactctgattggctgcatttttttctgtttcccgACTGGACGAACACCAAAACATCAGGACCATCTTCATGTGTGAGGTAcagttttatcaaaaaagtttATTCCTCAACTTTAAATCTTCTTTTAGGAAGATTTTCATTGACACAGATGACTATTCCTTCAAATTAAGTaatatttagcttttatttaCACGCTTTTATGTCATGTCCAACTAAAGTGTTTgtataattacttttttatttaacatcttgtgctgaaaaaaatgtgctacCATATCATTTTGGTTTTATCCTAGCCTGCATGGGGTTCATTTTGGGTTGGTTCAGTACAaatcaggtaaaaaaaacttgtttttctgcacaaatAAGATGTTTTCCACATACACTAACTTTCCAACATATAAATAGTAAGTAATAGTAACTCTGTGGGTTAGAGGTCACTGTTTCAGtctgaaacttttaaaaactcttcATATTgaggtgcaaaaacaaaaatacaaaaaaggcaGCATCCCAAAAAAACTTGTGATTCTTTAGTTTCGTAATTCTCTATGGACTTCCTATTTTTCTTACACCCGCAACgtcaacagcagctgcagagggaAACTTAGAGCGTAATATGTCGACACgtaagtccactgcaaagcggcaacaggAACAATCTGTGTCACCTGACTGGCCTCAGTAACATCCTCCTGATCTCCTCAAACATCCTAATTTTCTCCTTCTTAGCTTGTTACTATTGCTAAAACTGCTCAAATTTGTTTGCAATATCAAACTACAAACTAtattaagcagaaaaaaacaagtgtcaCTATAGCATTTGACTAGGTTTTGCACCTTGAGATATTGGTACTGGTGGTAGACCGACTTTGCAGAGATACTAGATTACTTTATTGTGCTTTTGCATAAACTAGCTGACACAAAAAAGCGTCCACAAATAAGGACAACAGGGGTAGTACAAGGTCCTTATATGAGGACACAGGGTCACAGGAGGACTATTTACACTTAATTTGGGAAGATAAGGACAGTATCAtcagcaaacagcagaaactCAAAATGTCGATCATAGAGTCACAAAAAACCGACATAGATCGGAAAAATACGCAGGGTGAGTAAACTGCATTTCTGCTTTTCAAAACAATAGTTTTAAAGTGCTTTAGAGGACAAAAAAGTGAACAATTCACAAAATATGAACTTCAGGAgactaaaaatgagaaaaaaaaagttttgagatGCTTTTTGTGAAAGAATGCTCcaaattataattacatatatcACAAATAGCAAAAATAACTCACAAAATATGAACTTCAAAGGACTaaagaaaagccaaaacaaatgttttttgagaTGCTTTTTGTGAGAGCAGTTTCCAAAGTCGAACTCCAAAGTAACTTTAAGCTCTCAGAGCCAAAAGTCACAAATAAATCAGGAAACTGTAGAAAACGTTTCTGAATCTGACTCCTCCCAGGATATTATTATACGCTCCATGGATCAAATAAACTGCAGgctaaaccaaaaaaatgcaggaaaccTCCGTGTATACAAGAGCGGGTCCAAAGCaagacattaaccctttgaaacctgagcaagtcgGGAGAAGAGGGCAATGACCtgcttaaaaaaactacaagaaataagtaaaaagttacaagaaaattactgaaaaaaaatagcaagaaaaggcaataagacaaagaaatggcctgaaaaaagtactcttttttttttttaattattctttcttttgtaatatatttataataatcctAAATacagtttctggacattttacccttttttcaatttgttttttttttttatctttttaacatCTCTAATCTCTAAATCAATGTTTTGTTCGGCAggttagtttaaaaaacacacagctgtaaaTGCAAACATCATTTCTAATTCTGACATATTTTCATGTCTTATTTACTTTAGATTATAGACAGATGGACAGGATGTGagattaaatttatttttggggggtttctTAGAGCTGATCTGACACTTTGTTTACATGACTTTATTTAGCCGATGCTTACCGATAAAAATGGGGTGGACAAAATACTAGAAATACTTCTCTGTATATGGGTTGATTTTGAGAGGAATGCAGGGGAAACACCCCGctaaatatttgcaaaactacaaacactgttCTTCTTATTCCAACTTGtcaaattgtgatgttttgtcaGTGGTCCTGCACGTCAAATATGCCGTATTAGGTTCCCTCCTGTATCAGTTTTCAGGGACACTGTGTCAATTTACGTTCACTACAAActaaccctggactttcacccgggAGCCcgctgtttgcttcctgtatgaCTGCTGAGCCCGAACAtgatttttccccccaaatctaaccacgtgcttttgttgcacgagcaaataaacataaacagaacATGTTTTACCGACGTTGCAAGTCCAAtttgaaaaagactgtgtgCATTTAACATTTCGCATGAAAAGTTAAGAGTGTTTAGAAAAGTCACAAAGCATTTAAATGACGTCCATATGTTGATATGAAGCGTGTTACATGTAGACATGAGCAGGACCGACAAAGCTGCGATATCTGACGAGTTGagagtgagaacgtgttgttCTTGgacaaataaatgtgaaatattttaatatttcacatgCAATAACATtgcacatgtttttgttttgtttccttaaaTGACAACCCCCCAAAATGTTTCACCTCAAGGCTGCAAAATGTGTGTTATTCTCTGTTTAAAGAGCTGTAATTGACGTCAGTCTCCTCCCTAATTCACTTTAACAGAGAAAAGTCAACCATAAAACACACCACGAGTCTCCAGTGGGACACGCCTCCACCcccatcctcacacacacacacacacgctccgacacaacacacacacccctttaCATGACCtctgttgactgtgtgtgtgtgtgtgtgtgtgtgtgcgtggttgGTTAAGCAGGGGATCGGGCTGATTGATTGGTTTGGATAAAAACACGCCTGCTGTCCGGTTCCACTCGATCAAACTGTGGACTAACGCAGCATGACGTGTAGGACGAGACACGGCTGTTAGAGGAGGACGAGGGGACGAATCCATTCATCAAAACTGCGTCTACAcataaaaataccacaaaaatacatataaataccacggaaaaaactacatttaaataatgccattaaaaatacaaataaatactaCTACATTTAAATACTATCATTAAAAACCACATAGCAAtagtacctttaaaaaaaactacataaaaatagTACCTtcaaaaactacataaaagtattgctattaaaaataataaaagtttttcATGCTGTAAATGTGCATCAGCAGGCGGCTTTCCATCACAGATGTgtcttttaggacattttcttggattttaggatgagtCCAGTATtgaaggatgtttctaggattataggatggTTGGAGAATTTTAGGAGGACTCTAGGACTTTAATGGCATCAGTCGTCAaactttttcaaataatgtacccccttttaaaatattttttcagccaAGTAACTCCTGACCAAGACAAAGTATTACTGCACCATCAGAGTCTGATTTACTAAACAACCTTATAACTGAAAACGCTGATTTGATGAACTAGACGGCATCataaggcgggtttccattacagatttatggaaaattaagtgatattttggaaatgtcgataaaacacaacatggagctgactgtgtttccactgagtgatgttatgagactcctcctctggtgataacatcccagtaaccatggcgacggatgttcaaaacatcagcagctttatttctattgcagccaccaaactagccgtcattatttccaatccaaggccacataggcgtgttatggagccgtgatggaaaagcgagccccttatacgtgggagcggccacatatgagggttttctgggagatgtagtccaNNNNNNNNNNNNNNNNNNNNNNNNNNNNNNNNNNNNNNNNNNNNNNNNNNNNNNNNNNNNNNNNNNNNNNNNNNNNNNNNNNNNNNNNNNNNNNNNNNNNNNNNNNNNNNNNNNNNNNNNNNNNNNNNNNNNNNNNNNNNNNNNNNNNNNNNNNNNNNNNNNNNNNNNNNNNNNNNNNNNNNNNNNNNNNNNNNNNNNNNNNNNNNNNNNNNNNNNNNNNNNNNNNNNNNNNNNNNNNNNNNNNNNNNNNN includes these proteins:
- the nrn1a gene encoding neuritin, whose product is MVLMFWCSSSRETEKNAANQSSLSCKKVSKKKVSVLQTVLVSAGQCDSVFKGFSDCLLQLGENMAHYPQDLDDRDNLHKICSYWDNFHSCATTALADCQEGATDLWEKLKKESRNLDFRGSLFELCGGGNAAPRSADARGLALVLTTLPTILTWLAF